The sequence below is a genomic window from Bradyrhizobium septentrionale.
CGTGATCGCGGAGATCACCATCAGCAGGATGAGCAGTCCGAGTTCTTTCTTCATCATGGCGCAGCGGCTTCCGTGGTTTCGAGTGCTTGACCGATCGCCAGCCGCAGCACGTTGTATTCGCTGAACTGCCTGCGCTCGAGCACGCCGCTGACGGCGCCTTCATGCATCACCGCCACGCGGTCGGAGACGCCGATCACCTCCTCCATGTCCGAGGAGATCATCACGACCGCGACGCCCCGGTCGGCAAGGTCGCGCATCAGCGCGTAGATCTCGCTCTTGGCACCGACATCGATGCCCCGGGTCGGCTCGTCGAAGAACATCACGCGCGGCTGCATCGACAACCACTTGCCCAGCACGACTTTCTGCTGGTTGCCGCCGGAGAGCGTCACCGCCTCGATATCGATGCTCGGCGCCTTGATCGACAGGCTCCTCGCCTGCCGTTGCGCGACCTCGCGCTCGGCCGCGCCGCTGACCAGCCACATCCGCGCATATTCGCGCAGGTTCGCGAGCGTCACGTTCTCCCGGATCGGCAACTCCAGCACCAGCCCGGATTTCTTGCGGTCCTCCGGCACCAGATAGATCCCCTGCCTGATCGCATCCTTCGGCGACCTGACACCGACCGGCGCATTGTCGATCCTGATCTCGCCGCCGAGCAGTGGGTCGATGCCGAACGCCGCGCGGGCGAGCGAGGTGCGGCCGGCACCCACGAGCCCTGCGAGGCCCAGGATCTCGCCGCGCCGCACCGACAGATTGATCTCCTGGTCGGGATAGGCGCTGGTCACAACGCCGCTGATATCGCAGCCGCCCGGCTGTGGCGGCTGCTTGGGCGGCGTGTAGAGCGTGTTCAGGTCGCGGCCGATCATCAGCCGGATCATCGCGGCATGGCTGAGCTCATGACGCGCCAGCTCGCCCACCGTGCGCCCGTCGCGCAGCACCGCGACGCGGTCGGCGCAGGTCATGATCTCGCACAGCCGGTGCGAGATATAGATCACCGAAATGCCGTGCGCCTTCAGATCGGCAATCACCCCCAGCAGCCGTTCGGTCTCCGAGATCGTCAGGCTCGAGGTCGGCTCGTCCATGATGATCACGCGTGCGTCCATCGAGAGCGCCCTGGCGATCTCCACCATCTGCCGCTCGGCGATCGACAGGCTGTCGACCACCGTGTCCGGCGCGAAATCAGCGCCGAGCCGCTTGAGCAGCGGCGCCACGCGGGCGTGCATTTCCGAATTGTCCACCAGCTTGAGCGGGCCGCCGGTGAGCTTCTCGCGCCCGATGAAGACGTTGGCCGCGACGTCGAGATTCTCGAACAGGTTGAGCTCCTGATGCACGAAGGCGATTCCGCATCGCGTCGCCTCGCTCACCGTCATCCGGGCATGGTCGTCGCCGCCGATCCGGATCACGCCCTCGCTCGGCGCGATCACGCCGCCCAGCACGCGCATCAGCGTCGATTTGCCGGCGCCGTTCTCGCCGATCAGGCCCAACACCTCACCGCGGTCAACGCGCAGGCTGACATCGTCGAGGGCCCTGACACCGGGATAGGTCTTGCTGATGCCGGCGAGTTCAAGCAGCGTCTCCGCCATTCGTCGTTTCCTTCCGCACGACGCCCGGCAGCCAGTGGCGGCCGGGCGGTGAGACACACTGAAGTCACTTCTTCAGCAGTTCTTTCAGGTATGCGGTGAATTCCGCGACGTTGGACTTGCTGATCACCTTGGTCGGCACGATCAGCTTGCTGTCCTTCGGAATCCAGGACTTGTCGCCGTTCAGCGTCTTGATGATGTTGGTCGCGGAGAGATAGCCGAACTCGTAGGGCTGCTGCACGACCGTGGATTCGATCGTGCCGTCGGAAATGCCCCGCAAGGTGCGCTGGTCCTCGTCGAAGCCGACGATCTTCACCTTGCCGGCCTTGCCCGCCGCCTTGACCGCGTCGTAGATCAGCGGCGTCTCGTAGCTCCACAGCCCGGACAACAGCGCGACGTCGGGATATTTGACGAGCACGTTTTCCATGTTCGCCTTGGCCTTGGCGAAGTCCACCTGGTCGGTGAAAACGTCGACCAGCTCGACCTTGGTGCCGGCGATCGATTCCTTGATGCCCTGCACGCGCTCGCGGGCGTTGTCGGCGTCCATCGTG
It includes:
- a CDS encoding sugar-binding protein — encoded protein: MKKLLLLLLASAAALAMAAGVAHAESKKTIALVTNVAADFWTIAGRGLEKAQKEHPDYNIELIVTNEGTAAGQRRELDDLLVRGVAGISISVDDAPHATEQLNKVAAKTVLITTDSDAPQSNRVAYIGTDNVAAGRQAGEEIKKALPNGGKIALFVGTMDADNARERVQGIKESIAGTKVELVDVFTDQVDFAKAKANMENVLVKYPDVALLSGLWSYETPLIYDAVKAAGKAGKVKIVGFDEDQRTLRGISDGTIESTVVQQPYEFGYLSATNIIKTLNGDKSWIPKDSKLIVPTKVISKSNVAEFTAYLKELLKK
- a CDS encoding sugar ABC transporter ATP-binding protein, whose translation is MAETLLELAGISKTYPGVRALDDVSLRVDRGEVLGLIGENGAGKSTLMRVLGGVIAPSEGVIRIGGDDHARMTVSEATRCGIAFVHQELNLFENLDVAANVFIGREKLTGGPLKLVDNSEMHARVAPLLKRLGADFAPDTVVDSLSIAERQMVEIARALSMDARVIIMDEPTSSLTISETERLLGVIADLKAHGISVIYISHRLCEIMTCADRVAVLRDGRTVGELARHELSHAAMIRLMIGRDLNTLYTPPKQPPQPGGCDISGVVTSAYPDQEINLSVRRGEILGLAGLVGAGRTSLARAAFGIDPLLGGEIRIDNAPVGVRSPKDAIRQGIYLVPEDRKKSGLVLELPIRENVTLANLREYARMWLVSGAAEREVAQRQARSLSIKAPSIDIEAVTLSGGNQQKVVLGKWLSMQPRVMFFDEPTRGIDVGAKSEIYALMRDLADRGVAVVMISSDMEEVIGVSDRVAVMHEGAVSGVLERRQFSEYNVLRLAIGQALETTEAAAP